The Megachile rotundata isolate GNS110a chromosome 8, iyMegRotu1, whole genome shotgun sequence genome has a segment encoding these proteins:
- the LOC100878631 gene encoding folliculin-interacting protein 2 isoform X2 has product MVFGTVAMTYRGSSFKIHSMNSPPCIMCTKVFPATEHNTCKQSERVSDEGLGRSVNLDSNSSLRTLLSRPSSGNLSGSESNAEPRKNSTCSSTGSGWDIDIPPPTGSSQSLESNGSSGIGSLSSLRRRWLRAVSTSLARTDSDDAFGMQYWNENGNENKETPAKRHKTRLGLTMLVRLVEGHERKIEACLLEHMALLEGMLDRLRYFCIEPNNVSIQNKGMQLPERLYRSSFQLIFSLLRLLTNVNTNRSSRTPLLWHDVLLNSVRIEHKMSTLHYSLQQMCQLLEDIDTKSTNFFLSTVVTAVLTYHLGWIYTTLPVQDRQLMEKLGTWYPCNPLWAQLGDLYGALSNPIRIAHTVVAGDPQKTDLINSVLSFLSYFIRSGLVQKRKEYCCVIEEDIQEAANILEQARIKRPHLFNSKVTCNDRETSTSRRIPRSSTRKKVPVDRSYDVENDSATMQGCYSQYNVERLGAEGSVSSLKRSTTMETNLDSFMLKPLKSERDTKLMTKEFFWDDNANEKVPIDEKTCTSSKVKIVVSEIASQDADVTKTDTQYCFDFPLRNFEKKVGDDGTGEAFTNSKIDALQEFDDPYVNTLKLYSARPEFETGPGTMNEMKNSHVLFMLGDEEKSLKTLSRPRLGYNCQCSYMFTRVPSTSAQLPEGVLRKIIQRNFPESSKSIQSPPGVPSGSFGFCQKCNGQSFLPPQNYDSYKQVLETPTNATEVLRTCGNTVGEGSVGMSRSNSLEALMEASSVVELPMPRTRKIKKTDSRQDTGFTKTLLQNKIKSESTQGGNNIETSYTWGLVLQGLPKKKKRRKKKVAKQERNKEEIEVEKEWWYCIREECLASARFPTIDQPVAESLCILADLDTWHVGIISNNMPSHTAPLPVGMSRLVSNMLEGFVYLWRKYHSASQCIGILEAKLREMWLKSEALAEVLLATEVCDASIANLTNVLDLDAADIPLLLAVATSHSPEIAQRFGLTLT; this is encoded by the exons ATGGTATTCGGTACCGTGGCGATGACGTACAGAGGGTCTTCGTTTAAG ATTCACTCGATGAATTCACCGCCGTGTATCATGTGCACAAAAGTTTTCCCCGCCACGGAACACAACACGTGCAAGCAAAG TGAGAGAGTATCGGATGAAGGATTAGGTCGTTCCGTGAATTTGGATTCCAATTCCAGTCTGCGAACACTCT TGTCTAGACCAAGTTCCGGCAACTTATCAGGGTCTGAATCAAACGCTGAACCTAGGAAAAATTCTACTTGTTCCAGTACTGGCAGCGGATGGGACATAGACATACCGCCACCGACGGGCA GTTCGCAATCACTGGAGAGCAATGGATCTTCCGGAATTGGTAGCCTTTCCAGTTTACGCCGCAGATGGTTGCGAGCAGTCTCCACGTCTTTAGCACGAACGGACTCCGACGATGCTTTTGGAATGCAGTATTGGAATGAAAATGGAAATGAGAATAAAGAAACTCCTGCTAAGCGTCATAAGACCAGACTGGGACTAACGATGTTAGTGCGATTAGTTGAAGGTCATGaaag AAAGATAGAAGCTTGTCTTCTAGAGCACATGGCTTTGTTAGAAGGAATGTTAGATCGTTTGCGGTATTTCTGTATCGAGCCGAATAACGTTAGCATTCAGAATAAAGGAATGCAACTTCCCGAACGGCTTTACAGATCTTCTTTTCAATTGATTTTCTCGTTACTGCGTTTACTTACAAATGTTAATACGAACCGGAGCTCGCGCACACCTTTACTGTGGCATGATGTATTACTTAATTCAGTGAGAATAGAGCACAAAATGAGTACATTGCATTATAGTTTACAACAAATGTGTCAGTTGCTCGAAGATATTGACACAAAATCGACTAACTT TTTTTTAAGTACAGTTGTGACTGCTGTTTTAACGTACCATCTTGGTTGGATATATACTACACTGCCTGTTCAAGATCGACAATTG ATGGAAAAGTTAGGTACTTGGTATCCCTGTAATCCATTGTGGGCTCAATTAGGTGACCTGTACGGGGCGTTAAGTAACCCCATTAGGATAGCGCACACTGTCGTTGCCGGTGATCCACAAAAAACCGATCTGATTAATTCTGTTCTATCTTTTTTATCATATTTCATTCGTAGTGGACTCGTGCAAAAACGAAAAGAATACTGCTGCGTTATTGAAGAAGATATCCAAGAAGCTGCAAACATTTTAGAACAAGCAAGAATAAAACGTCCGCATTTATTTAATTCGAAAGTAACGTGTAATGATCGAGAAACTTCAACGTCTCGACGTATACCGCGTTCATCTACGAGGAAAAAAGTTCCAGTAGATCGTTCGTATGATGTGGAAAATGATAGTGCCACCATGCAGGGCTGTTACTCTCAATACAACGTTGAAAGATTAGGAGCAGAAGGTTCTGTTAGCTCTCTTAAACGCAGCACCACGATGGAAACGAATCTTGATTCGTTTATGCTAAAACCACTAAAATCTGAAAGAGATACGAAGCTCATGACGAAAGAATTTTTTTGGGACGATAATGCAAACGAGAAGGTCCCTATCGACGAGAAAACTTGTACGTCGAGCAAAGTTAAAATAGTTGTGAGTGAGATTGCATCGCAAGATGCTGACGTAACTAAGACTGACACACAATACTGTTTCGATTTTCCGTTGCGGAACTTCGAAAAAAAGGTAGGGGACGATGGTACTGGTGAAGCATTCACGAATTCTAAGATAGATGCTTTGCAAGAATTTGATGACCCGTACGTCAATACGTTAAAATTATATTCTGCTAGGCCAGAGTTTGAAACTGGTCCAGGCACAatgaatgaaatgaaaaattcgcATGTTCTCTTCATGCTCGGCGATGAGGAGAAGTCGTTGAAAACGTTGTCACGACCACGGCTTGGGTATAATTGTCAATGCTCTTACATGTTTACGAGAGTACCAAGCACGTCTGCACAATTGCCAGAAGGCGTGTTGAGAAAAATCATTCAGAGAAACTTCCCTGAGTCTTCCAAAAGCATTCAGTCACCGCCAGGAGTACCTTCAGGATCTTTTGGATTTTGTCAAAAGTGCAATGGCCAGAGTTTCTTGCCTCCTCAAAATTATGATAGCTATAAGCAAGTTCTGGAAACTCCGACCAATGCAACTGAAGTGTTGCGTACCTGCGGTAACACTGTCGGTGAAGGAAGTGTTGGAATGTCTAGATCAAACAGTTTAGAGGCTTTAATGGAAGCTAGCAGCGTTGTTGAATTACCTATGCCCCG GACGAGAAAGATAAAGAAGACTGATTCGCGTCAAGATACTGGGTTCACGAAGACGCTTttacagaataaaataaaaagcgaAAGCACGCAAGGAGGAAATAATATCGAAACTTCTTACACGTGGGGTTTAGTTTTACAAGGTTTAccaaaaaagaagaagagaagaaaaaagaaagttgCCAAGCAAGAAAGGAATAAAGAGGAAATTGAAGTAGAAAAAGAATGGTGGTATTGTATACGGGAAGAATGCCTTGCAAGTGCACGTTTTCCGACCATTGATCAACCAGTTGCTGAGTCACTTTGTATCTTAGCGGATTTAGACACTTGGCACGTTGGGATTATATCCAATAATATGCCCTCACACACTGCACCTTTACCAGTTGGTATGTCGAGGCTTGTGTCCAACATGCTGGAAGGCTTCGTCTACTTATGGCGAAAATATCATTCAGCTTCAcaa TGCATAGGCATACTTGAAGCAAAACTGAGAGAAATGTGGTTAAAAAGTGAAGCATTGGCTGAAGTACTTCTAGCAACAGAAGTATGCGATGCTAGTATTGCGAATTTAACCAATGTTCTCGACCTTGATGCAGCAGATATACCACTTCTACTCGCAGTTGCAACTTCCCATTCACCAGAGATAGCACAAAGGTTTGGCCTCACTCTTACTTAA
- the LOC100878631 gene encoding folliculin-interacting protein 2 isoform X1 → MMPLLDKLFPSRKSFKNNAQTVVASNIGTEEDDRNSALCLGPGQVRILLFRECEWRGRKLLFDSLPLEKRWCKNQASFDLKNNNDSVNYSNARNFERQKTAEDDVSLLSEMVFGTVAMTYRGSSFKIHSMNSPPCIMCTKVFPATEHNTCKQSERVSDEGLGRSVNLDSNSSLRTLLSRPSSGNLSGSESNAEPRKNSTCSSTGSGWDIDIPPPTGSSQSLESNGSSGIGSLSSLRRRWLRAVSTSLARTDSDDAFGMQYWNENGNENKETPAKRHKTRLGLTMLVRLVEGHERKIEACLLEHMALLEGMLDRLRYFCIEPNNVSIQNKGMQLPERLYRSSFQLIFSLLRLLTNVNTNRSSRTPLLWHDVLLNSVRIEHKMSTLHYSLQQMCQLLEDIDTKSTNFFLSTVVTAVLTYHLGWIYTTLPVQDRQLMEKLGTWYPCNPLWAQLGDLYGALSNPIRIAHTVVAGDPQKTDLINSVLSFLSYFIRSGLVQKRKEYCCVIEEDIQEAANILEQARIKRPHLFNSKVTCNDRETSTSRRIPRSSTRKKVPVDRSYDVENDSATMQGCYSQYNVERLGAEGSVSSLKRSTTMETNLDSFMLKPLKSERDTKLMTKEFFWDDNANEKVPIDEKTCTSSKVKIVVSEIASQDADVTKTDTQYCFDFPLRNFEKKVGDDGTGEAFTNSKIDALQEFDDPYVNTLKLYSARPEFETGPGTMNEMKNSHVLFMLGDEEKSLKTLSRPRLGYNCQCSYMFTRVPSTSAQLPEGVLRKIIQRNFPESSKSIQSPPGVPSGSFGFCQKCNGQSFLPPQNYDSYKQVLETPTNATEVLRTCGNTVGEGSVGMSRSNSLEALMEASSVVELPMPRTRKIKKTDSRQDTGFTKTLLQNKIKSESTQGGNNIETSYTWGLVLQGLPKKKKRRKKKVAKQERNKEEIEVEKEWWYCIREECLASARFPTIDQPVAESLCILADLDTWHVGIISNNMPSHTAPLPVGMSRLVSNMLEGFVYLWRKYHSASQCIGILEAKLREMWLKSEALAEVLLATEVCDASIANLTNVLDLDAADIPLLLAVATSHSPEIAQRFGLTLT, encoded by the exons AAATTCCGCCTTATGTCTTGGACCGGGTCAAGTTCGGATCCTGTTATTCCGGGAATGCGAGTGGCGTGGAAGGAAGTTATTGTTCGATTCCCTTCCTCTGGAAAAACGATGGTGCAAAAATCAAGCGTCGTTTGATCTCAAAAATAATAACGACTCGGTTAACTATTCAAACGCTCGCAATTTTGAG cgGCAAAAGACGGCCGAGGATGATGTCAGTTTATTAAGCGAAATGGTATTCGGTACCGTGGCGATGACGTACAGAGGGTCTTCGTTTAAG ATTCACTCGATGAATTCACCGCCGTGTATCATGTGCACAAAAGTTTTCCCCGCCACGGAACACAACACGTGCAAGCAAAG TGAGAGAGTATCGGATGAAGGATTAGGTCGTTCCGTGAATTTGGATTCCAATTCCAGTCTGCGAACACTCT TGTCTAGACCAAGTTCCGGCAACTTATCAGGGTCTGAATCAAACGCTGAACCTAGGAAAAATTCTACTTGTTCCAGTACTGGCAGCGGATGGGACATAGACATACCGCCACCGACGGGCA GTTCGCAATCACTGGAGAGCAATGGATCTTCCGGAATTGGTAGCCTTTCCAGTTTACGCCGCAGATGGTTGCGAGCAGTCTCCACGTCTTTAGCACGAACGGACTCCGACGATGCTTTTGGAATGCAGTATTGGAATGAAAATGGAAATGAGAATAAAGAAACTCCTGCTAAGCGTCATAAGACCAGACTGGGACTAACGATGTTAGTGCGATTAGTTGAAGGTCATGaaag AAAGATAGAAGCTTGTCTTCTAGAGCACATGGCTTTGTTAGAAGGAATGTTAGATCGTTTGCGGTATTTCTGTATCGAGCCGAATAACGTTAGCATTCAGAATAAAGGAATGCAACTTCCCGAACGGCTTTACAGATCTTCTTTTCAATTGATTTTCTCGTTACTGCGTTTACTTACAAATGTTAATACGAACCGGAGCTCGCGCACACCTTTACTGTGGCATGATGTATTACTTAATTCAGTGAGAATAGAGCACAAAATGAGTACATTGCATTATAGTTTACAACAAATGTGTCAGTTGCTCGAAGATATTGACACAAAATCGACTAACTT TTTTTTAAGTACAGTTGTGACTGCTGTTTTAACGTACCATCTTGGTTGGATATATACTACACTGCCTGTTCAAGATCGACAATTG ATGGAAAAGTTAGGTACTTGGTATCCCTGTAATCCATTGTGGGCTCAATTAGGTGACCTGTACGGGGCGTTAAGTAACCCCATTAGGATAGCGCACACTGTCGTTGCCGGTGATCCACAAAAAACCGATCTGATTAATTCTGTTCTATCTTTTTTATCATATTTCATTCGTAGTGGACTCGTGCAAAAACGAAAAGAATACTGCTGCGTTATTGAAGAAGATATCCAAGAAGCTGCAAACATTTTAGAACAAGCAAGAATAAAACGTCCGCATTTATTTAATTCGAAAGTAACGTGTAATGATCGAGAAACTTCAACGTCTCGACGTATACCGCGTTCATCTACGAGGAAAAAAGTTCCAGTAGATCGTTCGTATGATGTGGAAAATGATAGTGCCACCATGCAGGGCTGTTACTCTCAATACAACGTTGAAAGATTAGGAGCAGAAGGTTCTGTTAGCTCTCTTAAACGCAGCACCACGATGGAAACGAATCTTGATTCGTTTATGCTAAAACCACTAAAATCTGAAAGAGATACGAAGCTCATGACGAAAGAATTTTTTTGGGACGATAATGCAAACGAGAAGGTCCCTATCGACGAGAAAACTTGTACGTCGAGCAAAGTTAAAATAGTTGTGAGTGAGATTGCATCGCAAGATGCTGACGTAACTAAGACTGACACACAATACTGTTTCGATTTTCCGTTGCGGAACTTCGAAAAAAAGGTAGGGGACGATGGTACTGGTGAAGCATTCACGAATTCTAAGATAGATGCTTTGCAAGAATTTGATGACCCGTACGTCAATACGTTAAAATTATATTCTGCTAGGCCAGAGTTTGAAACTGGTCCAGGCACAatgaatgaaatgaaaaattcgcATGTTCTCTTCATGCTCGGCGATGAGGAGAAGTCGTTGAAAACGTTGTCACGACCACGGCTTGGGTATAATTGTCAATGCTCTTACATGTTTACGAGAGTACCAAGCACGTCTGCACAATTGCCAGAAGGCGTGTTGAGAAAAATCATTCAGAGAAACTTCCCTGAGTCTTCCAAAAGCATTCAGTCACCGCCAGGAGTACCTTCAGGATCTTTTGGATTTTGTCAAAAGTGCAATGGCCAGAGTTTCTTGCCTCCTCAAAATTATGATAGCTATAAGCAAGTTCTGGAAACTCCGACCAATGCAACTGAAGTGTTGCGTACCTGCGGTAACACTGTCGGTGAAGGAAGTGTTGGAATGTCTAGATCAAACAGTTTAGAGGCTTTAATGGAAGCTAGCAGCGTTGTTGAATTACCTATGCCCCG GACGAGAAAGATAAAGAAGACTGATTCGCGTCAAGATACTGGGTTCACGAAGACGCTTttacagaataaaataaaaagcgaAAGCACGCAAGGAGGAAATAATATCGAAACTTCTTACACGTGGGGTTTAGTTTTACAAGGTTTAccaaaaaagaagaagagaagaaaaaagaaagttgCCAAGCAAGAAAGGAATAAAGAGGAAATTGAAGTAGAAAAAGAATGGTGGTATTGTATACGGGAAGAATGCCTTGCAAGTGCACGTTTTCCGACCATTGATCAACCAGTTGCTGAGTCACTTTGTATCTTAGCGGATTTAGACACTTGGCACGTTGGGATTATATCCAATAATATGCCCTCACACACTGCACCTTTACCAGTTGGTATGTCGAGGCTTGTGTCCAACATGCTGGAAGGCTTCGTCTACTTATGGCGAAAATATCATTCAGCTTCAcaa TGCATAGGCATACTTGAAGCAAAACTGAGAGAAATGTGGTTAAAAAGTGAAGCATTGGCTGAAGTACTTCTAGCAACAGAAGTATGCGATGCTAGTATTGCGAATTTAACCAATGTTCTCGACCTTGATGCAGCAGATATACCACTTCTACTCGCAGTTGCAACTTCCCATTCACCAGAGATAGCACAAAGGTTTGGCCTCACTCTTACTTAA
- the CCT4 gene encoding chaperonin containing TCP1 subunit 4: MTAHTASGDGRGAHTQAYKDKSKPTDIRSSNINAAKAVSDAIRTSLGPRGMDKMIQAANGEVTITNDGATILKEMSVVHPAAKMLVELSKAQDIEAGDGTTSVVIIAGSLLEAAERLLQKGIHPTLISDAFQKAAAEAVHILTNMSIPVDLRDEQSLIRAAATALNSKVVFQQSSLLAPLAVNAVLKITEEGRESCVDLNNIKVIKKLGGTVEDTELIEGLIFTQKSCNVNGPRRIEKAKIGLIQFCISPPKTDMDHNVIVSDYAAMDRILKEERTYILNIVKQIKKAGCNVLLVQKSILRDAVSDLAIHFLDKIKVMVIKDIEREDIPFVCKTLGCRPIASLDHFVAENLVNAELCEEVQTGNSKFVKITKIQNPGPTVTILVRGSNKLVLEEAERSLHDALCVVRCLVKQKALIAGGGAPEIELALKLVPYAQTLGGIDAYCIKGFANAFEIIPSTLAENAGLNPIATVTELRNRHAKGEHTAGINVRKGTITNILEENVIQPLLVSTSAITLATETVRSILKIDDIINTNQ; encoded by the exons ATGACGGCTCATACAGCTAGCGGTGATGGACGAGGTGCACATACACAGGCTTATAAAGATAAAAGCAAACCAACCGATATTCGAAGTAGTAACATTAATGCTGCGAAAG ctGTTAGCGATGCAATTCGTACTAGTTTGGGTCCAAGAGGAATGGACAAAAtg ATCCAAGCTGCTAATGGTGAAGTTACAATTACAAATGATggtgctacaatattaaaagaaatgagtGTTGTGCATCCTGCAGCAAAAATG TTAGTTGAATTATCAAAAGCTCAAGATATTGAAGCTGGAGATGGTACCACCAGCGTTGTTATAATAGCTGGCTCTCTTTTAGAAGCAGCAGAACGTTTGTTACAAAAGGGAATACATCCTACTTTGATTAGTGATGCATTTCAGAAGGCTGCAGCTGAAGCTGTGCATATATTAACGAATATGTCTATTCCTGTTGATTTAAGAGATGAACAATCGTTGATTAGGGCTGCAGCAACTGCACTTAACTCAAAG GTTGTTTTTCAACAATCAAGTCTTTTGGCACCATTAGCTGTAAATGCAGTATTAAAAATCACTGAAGAAGGAAGGGAGAGCTGTGTTGATTTGAAT aatataaaagtaataaaaaaattgggTGGCACTGTTGAAGATACTGAACTTATAGAAGGATTAATATTTACACAGAAATCTTGTAACGTTAATGGACCAAGACGTATTGAAAAAGCAAAGATAGGTTTAATTCAGTTTTGTATTTCTCCACCTAAAACGGAT ATGGATCATAATGTAATTGTTTCTGATTATGCTGCAATGGATCGTATTTTGAAAGAAGAAAGAACATATATATTAAACATTgtgaaacaaattaaaaaggCTGGTTGTAATGTACTTCTAGTACAGAAATCTATTCTTCGCGATGCCGTCAGTGATCTAGCTATACACTTTTTGGATAAAATTAAAGTTATGGTGATCAAAGACATCGAACGCGAAGATATTCCATTTGTCTGTAAAACATTAGGTTGCAGACCCATTGCATCATTGGATCATTTTGTTGCTGAAAATCTCGTTAACGCAGAACTGTGTGAGGAGGTGCAAACGGGAAATTCTAAGTTTGTCAAA ATTACTAAAATTCAAAATCCTGGACCGACAGTAACGATACTTGTGCGTGGCAGCAACAAATTGGTTTTGGAAGAAGCAGAACGATCATTGCACGATGCATTGTGTGTAGTTCGTTGTTTAGTAAAACAGAAAGCTCTGATTGCTGGAGGAGGAGCGCCTGAGATTGAACTCGCATTGAAACTCGTACCTTATGCTCAAACATTAGGTGGTATTGATGCTTATTGTATTAAAGGATTTGCAAATGCATTTGAG ATAATTCCATCGACGTTGGCAGAAAATGCAGGATTGAATCCTATTGCCACTGTAACGGAACTGCGGAACCGACACGCCAAAGGAGAACACACTGCAGGAATTAATGTACGAAAAGGAACCATTACCAACATTTTGGAGGAAAATGTAATTCAACCATTATTAGTTTCTACGAGTGCAATTACTCTTGCCACAGAAACTGTTCGCAGTATATTAAAGATCGATGATATTATAAATACCAACCAGTAA